One window from the genome of Dioscorea cayenensis subsp. rotundata cultivar TDr96_F1 chromosome 3, TDr96_F1_v2_PseudoChromosome.rev07_lg8_w22 25.fasta, whole genome shotgun sequence encodes:
- the LOC120254042 gene encoding putative FBD-associated F-box protein At5g56690 isoform X1 translates to MCHHMVNLRILQGYLDYFTTVRSLGTLDKLSDQEVWTDSEVVICLKIEKMTSEGSDIISYLPYEIKELILERLPIKDVVRTSVLSSKWRYVWASMRKLVFDDKDFITDEDFDNMFAEFVDRFLLLHDGLIQKFHLMMEFELSETIDRWILVVSRKKVQNLKLVLSGPLDDMYKTHSSLFSCHELRHLCLENCSVILPRNFKGLGKLKTLKLHDIDISDDDLIYLVSSCTQLQQLELIWSENGNILDIEGKEGQKLTISEFSSISISANSNPIDEDMNLTIGSACVPTNLLASQFIVHMKVCDGVLIIPQNFQGLDKLETLDLNNVMLSPDDLENLILGCTQLNEFSASTVYGPDELKIHSNSLRCLKIENFKHIHLVAPLLHDASFNLLCFEDNCKDDTIYRKFIERNLELLEAMEDLYTILTPTSTFDHLVNLSLTVKFGDLLSEFALFCFVEKPKAIQSLKIKAISSREDLPNIWRFAILRDSEIIFDQLLMVRFDGFLGTANELSFLTYILAASPVLKKMTIVPVEGQLQKSTRTYRKLLKSKTLSSEAAITFV, encoded by the exons gCTCAGTGATCAAGAGGTGTGGACAGATTCTGAAGTTGTAATCTGTTTGAAGATAGAAAAAATGACTTCTGAAGGTTCAGATATTATTAGCTATCTGCCATATGAAATCAAAGAACTGATTTTAGAGCGTTTGCCAATAAAAGATGTCGTCAGGACTAGCGTTTTATCCTCCAAGTGGAGATATGTATGGGCTTCAATGCGGAAGTTGGTTTTCGATGATAAGGACTTTATAACTGATGAGGATTTTGATAATATGTTTGCTGAATTTGTTGATCGATTTCTCTTATTACATGATGGTCTGATACAAAAGTTCCATCTCATGATGGAATTTGAATTATCTGAAACTATTGATAGGTGGATTCTTGTGGTATCAAGAAAGAAAGTCCAAAACTTGAAACTTGTTCTATCAGGACCATTGGATGACATGTACAAGACGCACTCTAGTCTTTTTTCTTGTCATGAGTTGAGGCATCTTTGTTTGGAAAATTGCTCCGTTATTCTACCTCGTAACTTCAAAGGTCTTGGCAAGTTAAAGACTCTTAAACTCCATGATATTGACATTTCTGatgatgatttaatttatttggtcTCAAGCTGCACTCAGTTACAACAACTAGAACTGATTTGGTCGGAGAACGGCAATATTCTTGATATAGAAGGAAAAGAAGGACAAAAGTTAACAATATCTGAGTTTTCGTCAATCTCCATTTCAGCAAATTCTAATCCGATTGATGAAGACATGAACTTAACCATTGGCTCTGCTTGTGTTCCAACTAATTTACTAGCAAGTCAGTTTATTGTGCACATGAAAGTTTGTGATGGTGTGCTCATTATTCCTCAAAATTTCCAAGGCTTGGATAAGTTGGAGACTCTTGACCTTAATAATGTTATGTTATCACCTGACGATCTTGAGAATCTGATTTTGGGCTGCACTCAGTTAAATGAGTTCTCAGCATCTACCGTGTATGGCCCTGATGAGCTCAAGATTCACTCAAACAGCCTCCGATGTCTGAAGATAGAAAATTTCAAACATATCCATTTGGTTGCTCCTTTATTGCATGATGCATCTTTCAACCTACTTTGTTTTGAAGATAATTGTAAGGATGATACAATTTATCGCAAGTTTATAGAGAGGAATTTGGAGCTCTTGGAG GCAATGGAAGATTTATACACAATACTTACTCCGACTTCGACATTTGATCACTTGGTGAATCTGTCTTTAACTGTAAAGTTCGGGGATTTGTTAAGTGAATTTGCACTGTTCTGTTTTGTGGAGAAGCCCAAAGCTATTCAATCTCTTAAAATAAAG GCAATCTCATCACGAGAAGATTTGCCAAACATTTGGAGATTtgcaatattgagggattcagAAATTATCTTTGATCAACTTCTCATGGTGAGGTTTGATGGTTTTTTGGGTACTGCAAATGAGCTTTCATTTTTAACATACATTCTTGCTGCATCCCCGGTGCTCAAGAAAATGACAATAGTACCAGTGGAAGGACAACTGCAGAAGTCAACCCGAACTTACCGGAAGTTGTTGAAGTCGAAGACATTATCCAGTGAAGCTGCGATCACTTTTGTGTGA
- the LOC120254042 gene encoding putative FBD-associated F-box protein At5g56690 isoform X2, giving the protein MCHHMVNLRILQGYLDYFTTVRSLGTLDKLSDQEVWTDSEVVICLKIEKMTSEGSDIISYLPYEIKELILERLPIKDVVRTSVLSSKWRYVWASMRKLVFDDKDFITDEDFDNMFAEFVDRFLLLHDGLIQKFHLMMEFELSETIDRWILVVSRKKVQNLKLVLSGPLDDMYKTHSSLFSCHELRHLCLENCSVILPRNFKGLGKLKTLKLHDIDISDDDLIYLVSSCTQLQQLELIWSENGNILDIEGKEGQKLTISEFSSISISANSNPIDEDMNLTIGSACVPTNLLASQFIVHMKVCDGVLIIPQNFQGLDKLETLDLNNVMLSPDDLENLILGCTQLNEFSASTVYGPDELKIHSNSLRCLKIENFKHIHLVAPLLHDASFNLLCFEDNCKDDTIYRKFIERNLELLEAMEDLYTILTPTSTFDHLVNLSLTVKFGDLLSEFALFCFVEKPKAIQSLKIKAISSREDLPNIWRFAILRDSEIIFDQLLMKMTIVPVEGQLQKSTRTYRKLLKSKTLSSEAAITFV; this is encoded by the exons gCTCAGTGATCAAGAGGTGTGGACAGATTCTGAAGTTGTAATCTGTTTGAAGATAGAAAAAATGACTTCTGAAGGTTCAGATATTATTAGCTATCTGCCATATGAAATCAAAGAACTGATTTTAGAGCGTTTGCCAATAAAAGATGTCGTCAGGACTAGCGTTTTATCCTCCAAGTGGAGATATGTATGGGCTTCAATGCGGAAGTTGGTTTTCGATGATAAGGACTTTATAACTGATGAGGATTTTGATAATATGTTTGCTGAATTTGTTGATCGATTTCTCTTATTACATGATGGTCTGATACAAAAGTTCCATCTCATGATGGAATTTGAATTATCTGAAACTATTGATAGGTGGATTCTTGTGGTATCAAGAAAGAAAGTCCAAAACTTGAAACTTGTTCTATCAGGACCATTGGATGACATGTACAAGACGCACTCTAGTCTTTTTTCTTGTCATGAGTTGAGGCATCTTTGTTTGGAAAATTGCTCCGTTATTCTACCTCGTAACTTCAAAGGTCTTGGCAAGTTAAAGACTCTTAAACTCCATGATATTGACATTTCTGatgatgatttaatttatttggtcTCAAGCTGCACTCAGTTACAACAACTAGAACTGATTTGGTCGGAGAACGGCAATATTCTTGATATAGAAGGAAAAGAAGGACAAAAGTTAACAATATCTGAGTTTTCGTCAATCTCCATTTCAGCAAATTCTAATCCGATTGATGAAGACATGAACTTAACCATTGGCTCTGCTTGTGTTCCAACTAATTTACTAGCAAGTCAGTTTATTGTGCACATGAAAGTTTGTGATGGTGTGCTCATTATTCCTCAAAATTTCCAAGGCTTGGATAAGTTGGAGACTCTTGACCTTAATAATGTTATGTTATCACCTGACGATCTTGAGAATCTGATTTTGGGCTGCACTCAGTTAAATGAGTTCTCAGCATCTACCGTGTATGGCCCTGATGAGCTCAAGATTCACTCAAACAGCCTCCGATGTCTGAAGATAGAAAATTTCAAACATATCCATTTGGTTGCTCCTTTATTGCATGATGCATCTTTCAACCTACTTTGTTTTGAAGATAATTGTAAGGATGATACAATTTATCGCAAGTTTATAGAGAGGAATTTGGAGCTCTTGGAG GCAATGGAAGATTTATACACAATACTTACTCCGACTTCGACATTTGATCACTTGGTGAATCTGTCTTTAACTGTAAAGTTCGGGGATTTGTTAAGTGAATTTGCACTGTTCTGTTTTGTGGAGAAGCCCAAAGCTATTCAATCTCTTAAAATAAAG GCAATCTCATCACGAGAAGATTTGCCAAACATTTGGAGATTtgcaatattgagggattcagAAATTATCTTTGATCAACTTCTCATG AAAATGACAATAGTACCAGTGGAAGGACAACTGCAGAAGTCAACCCGAACTTACCGGAAGTTGTTGAAGTCGAAGACATTATCCAGTGAAGCTGCGATCACTTTTGTGTGA
- the LOC120254042 gene encoding putative FBD-associated F-box protein At5g56690 isoform X3, translated as MTSEGSDIISYLPYEIKELILERLPIKDVVRTSVLSSKWRYVWASMRKLVFDDKDFITDEDFDNMFAEFVDRFLLLHDGLIQKFHLMMEFELSETIDRWILVVSRKKVQNLKLVLSGPLDDMYKTHSSLFSCHELRHLCLENCSVILPRNFKGLGKLKTLKLHDIDISDDDLIYLVSSCTQLQQLELIWSENGNILDIEGKEGQKLTISEFSSISISANSNPIDEDMNLTIGSACVPTNLLASQFIVHMKVCDGVLIIPQNFQGLDKLETLDLNNVMLSPDDLENLILGCTQLNEFSASTVYGPDELKIHSNSLRCLKIENFKHIHLVAPLLHDASFNLLCFEDNCKDDTIYRKFIERNLELLEAMEDLYTILTPTSTFDHLVNLSLTVKFGDLLSEFALFCFVEKPKAIQSLKIKAISSREDLPNIWRFAILRDSEIIFDQLLMVRFDGFLGTANELSFLTYILAASPVLKKMTIVPVEGQLQKSTRTYRKLLKSKTLSSEAAITFV; from the exons ATGACTTCTGAAGGTTCAGATATTATTAGCTATCTGCCATATGAAATCAAAGAACTGATTTTAGAGCGTTTGCCAATAAAAGATGTCGTCAGGACTAGCGTTTTATCCTCCAAGTGGAGATATGTATGGGCTTCAATGCGGAAGTTGGTTTTCGATGATAAGGACTTTATAACTGATGAGGATTTTGATAATATGTTTGCTGAATTTGTTGATCGATTTCTCTTATTACATGATGGTCTGATACAAAAGTTCCATCTCATGATGGAATTTGAATTATCTGAAACTATTGATAGGTGGATTCTTGTGGTATCAAGAAAGAAAGTCCAAAACTTGAAACTTGTTCTATCAGGACCATTGGATGACATGTACAAGACGCACTCTAGTCTTTTTTCTTGTCATGAGTTGAGGCATCTTTGTTTGGAAAATTGCTCCGTTATTCTACCTCGTAACTTCAAAGGTCTTGGCAAGTTAAAGACTCTTAAACTCCATGATATTGACATTTCTGatgatgatttaatttatttggtcTCAAGCTGCACTCAGTTACAACAACTAGAACTGATTTGGTCGGAGAACGGCAATATTCTTGATATAGAAGGAAAAGAAGGACAAAAGTTAACAATATCTGAGTTTTCGTCAATCTCCATTTCAGCAAATTCTAATCCGATTGATGAAGACATGAACTTAACCATTGGCTCTGCTTGTGTTCCAACTAATTTACTAGCAAGTCAGTTTATTGTGCACATGAAAGTTTGTGATGGTGTGCTCATTATTCCTCAAAATTTCCAAGGCTTGGATAAGTTGGAGACTCTTGACCTTAATAATGTTATGTTATCACCTGACGATCTTGAGAATCTGATTTTGGGCTGCACTCAGTTAAATGAGTTCTCAGCATCTACCGTGTATGGCCCTGATGAGCTCAAGATTCACTCAAACAGCCTCCGATGTCTGAAGATAGAAAATTTCAAACATATCCATTTGGTTGCTCCTTTATTGCATGATGCATCTTTCAACCTACTTTGTTTTGAAGATAATTGTAAGGATGATACAATTTATCGCAAGTTTATAGAGAGGAATTTGGAGCTCTTGGAG GCAATGGAAGATTTATACACAATACTTACTCCGACTTCGACATTTGATCACTTGGTGAATCTGTCTTTAACTGTAAAGTTCGGGGATTTGTTAAGTGAATTTGCACTGTTCTGTTTTGTGGAGAAGCCCAAAGCTATTCAATCTCTTAAAATAAAG GCAATCTCATCACGAGAAGATTTGCCAAACATTTGGAGATTtgcaatattgagggattcagAAATTATCTTTGATCAACTTCTCATGGTGAGGTTTGATGGTTTTTTGGGTACTGCAAATGAGCTTTCATTTTTAACATACATTCTTGCTGCATCCCCGGTGCTCAAGAAAATGACAATAGTACCAGTGGAAGGACAACTGCAGAAGTCAACCCGAACTTACCGGAAGTTGTTGAAGTCGAAGACATTATCCAGTGAAGCTGCGATCACTTTTGTGTGA
- the LOC120253365 gene encoding serine carboxypeptidase II-2-like, with product MRSAQPLIFAILVLISVWRARARFFSEVQEEDRVVDLPGEPNVNFAHYSGYVTVNKESGRSLFFWFFEAVDKPEEKPLLLWLNGGPGCSSIGYGLAEEIGPFHVNADGQSLYLNPYSWNQVANILFLDSPAGVGFSYTNNSQDILNNGDERTANDSLVFLTKWFKRYPQYKGRDFYISGESYAGHYVPQLAQVIVRYNNATGDKSINLKGYMVGNALTDDYHDRVGLFQFMWSVGLISDQTYKNLTVLCDFQSFIHPSSECEKILQVAYGEFGNIDPYSIFTPPCTANAAFSKNKLLKRLRLLGRLNENYDPCALEHSTVYFNLPHVQKAIHVNPAFAPSKWEPCSATINENWKDSPSSMLPIYHELINQGLRIWIFSGNTDAVLPVTGTRYNVEALKLPTVIPWYAWYDDGQVGGWTQVYEGLTFVIVRGAGHEVPLHRPKQGLLLFKSFLAGSPMPTVKQINNP from the exons ATGAGGAGCGCTCAACCCCTCATCTTTGCCATTCTTGTCTTGATTTCTGTATGGAGAGCCAGAGCTCGTTTTTTTTCTGAGGTTCAAGAGGAGGACAGGGTTGTTGATCTGCCTGGCGAGCCCAATGTGAATTTTGCGCATTATTCTGGGTATGTGACTGTCAACAAGGAGTCTGGGAGGAGTctcttcttttggttctttgaGGCCGTTGATAAGCCGGAGGAAAAACCCTTGCTTCTCTGGCTTAATGGAG GGCCTGGGTGTTCTTCAATTGGTTACGGGCTGGCTGAGGAGATAGGACCTTTTCATGTGAATGCGGATGGACAAAGCCTCTATTTGAACCCGTACTCCTGGAATCAAG TGGCCAATATCTTGTTTCTCGATTCACCTGCTGGTGTTGGGTTTTCCTACACAAACAATTCTCAAGATATTTTGAACAATGGGGATGAAAGAACGG CCAATGATTCCTTGGTATTTCTGACGAAGTGGTTTAAGCGATATCCTCAATACAAGGGTCGGGATTTTTATATATCTGGAGAGAGTTATGCAG GACATTATGTTCCGCAGTTGGCTCAAGTTATTGTCAGATATAATAATGCAACAGGAGATAAATCAATTAACTTAAAAGGATATATG GTGGGGAATGCTCTAACTGATGATTATCATGATCGTGTTGGACTTTTCCAATTTATGTGGTCTGTTGGATTGATATCAGACCAAACATACAAGAATCTGACTGTCCTCTGTGACTTCCAGTCATTTATCCATCCATCATCAGAATGTGAAAAGATTCTTCAGGTTGCTTATGGAGAATTTGGTAACATAGATCCATATAGCATCTTTACTCCACCCTGCACAGCAAATGCCGCATTCTCAAAGAATAAGCTATTGAAGAGACTCCGG TTACTTGGAAGATTGAACGAAAACTATGACCCCTGTGCTTTGGAACATTCGACTGTTTATTTTAACCTGCCTCACGTTCAGAAAGCAATTCATGTGAATCCAGCATTTGCACCATCCAAATGGGAACCGTGCAG TGCTACTATCAATGAAAATTGGAAGGACTCTCCGAGTTCCATGCTTCCTATTTACCATGAGCTTATAAACCAAGGGCTTCGCATTTGGATCTTCAG TGGAAATACAGATGCAGTACTTCCAGTTACAGGGACCCGATACAATGTTGAGGCTTTGAAGCTTCCAACTGTGATTCCATGGTATGCTTGGTATGATGACGGACAG GTCGGTGGATGGACACAAGTGTACGAAGGACTGACATTTGTGATTGTAAGGGGAGCCGGTCATGAGGTTCCACTGCATCGACCAAAACAAGGTCTTCTTCTCTTCAAATCATTTCTGGCAGGTAGTCCAATGCCTACCGTCAAGCAGATCAACAACCCGTAA